One Paraburkholderia caffeinilytica DNA segment encodes these proteins:
- a CDS encoding leucine-rich repeat-containing protein kinase family protein has product MTATLEQLRAGQLAGTRRLKLACGLSEFPREIFDLADTLEILDLSGNALSTLPDDLPRLGKLRILFASDNPFTELPEVLGQCSQLSMVGFKANRIRKVSGRSLPPLLRWLILTDNEIAALPPEIGACTELQKLMLAGNRLRTLPEELAACSRLELLRLAANQLSGLPAWLLRLPRLSWLAFAGNPFSEAAETAALTDTPIADIRWDELKLEQQLGEGASGVIYRAALLARHGDAKRPVAVKLFKGAVTSDGLPDCEMAACIRAGDHPNLIPVVGKVKDHPTGAHGLVMELIDPQFTNLAGPPSLESCTRDIYGADTRFESASVLRMAYGMASAACHLHGQGVMHGDLYAHNILHCGQGRALLGDFGAASFYAIDDPDLRSAMQRLEVRAYGCLLEELIDRCVWRDADVAAQLVALKETCLSEDIGSRPLFDEIASVLQRLTSAGDRDATAVAAV; this is encoded by the coding sequence GTGACAGCCACCCTCGAACAACTGCGGGCCGGACAACTGGCGGGTACGCGCCGGCTCAAACTGGCGTGCGGGCTGAGCGAATTTCCACGTGAGATTTTCGATCTGGCCGACACGCTGGAAATTCTCGACCTATCGGGCAATGCGCTCTCAACGCTGCCTGACGATTTGCCGCGGCTCGGCAAGCTGCGCATTCTCTTTGCCTCTGACAATCCCTTCACTGAATTGCCGGAAGTCCTCGGGCAGTGTTCGCAACTGAGCATGGTCGGCTTCAAGGCGAATCGCATTCGCAAGGTGTCGGGTCGATCGCTGCCGCCGCTGCTGCGCTGGCTGATCCTCACGGACAACGAGATCGCGGCACTGCCGCCGGAAATCGGCGCCTGTACGGAACTTCAGAAGCTGATGCTTGCGGGTAACCGGTTGCGCACACTGCCCGAAGAACTGGCCGCGTGCTCGCGGCTCGAACTGCTGCGTCTCGCGGCGAATCAACTCAGCGGACTGCCTGCGTGGCTGCTGCGCCTGCCGCGGCTGTCCTGGCTGGCTTTCGCCGGCAATCCGTTCAGCGAAGCGGCGGAGACGGCGGCGCTGACCGATACGCCAATTGCCGATATTCGATGGGACGAGTTGAAACTCGAACAGCAGTTAGGCGAGGGCGCGTCCGGTGTCATTTATCGTGCGGCGCTTCTTGCCCGTCATGGCGATGCGAAGAGACCGGTGGCCGTCAAGTTGTTCAAGGGCGCGGTCACGAGCGATGGGTTGCCGGACTGCGAGATGGCGGCCTGCATTCGTGCCGGCGATCATCCGAATCTGATTCCGGTGGTGGGCAAGGTGAAAGACCATCCGACGGGCGCACATGGCCTGGTGATGGAACTGATCGACCCGCAATTCACGAACCTTGCCGGACCACCGAGCCTCGAGTCATGCACGCGTGACATCTACGGCGCCGATACGCGCTTCGAGTCGGCCTCGGTGCTACGCATGGCATACGGCATGGCGTCGGCGGCGTGTCATCTGCATGGGCAAGGCGTGATGCATGGCGATCTGTATGCGCACAATATTCTGCATTGCGGGCAGGGCCGCGCGTTGCTGGGAGATTTTGGCGCGGCGTCTTTCTATGCGATTGATGATCCGGACTTGCGCTCTGCGATGCAGCGGCTGGAAGTCAGGGCATATGGTTGTCTGCTCGAGGAGTTGATCGACCGATGCGTCTGGCGGGATGCAGACGTAGCGGCGCAGCTCGTAGCGTTGAAAGAGACTTGCCTGAGCGAGGATATCGGCAGCCGGCCGCTGTTCGACGAAATCGCTTCTGTTTTGCAGCGGCTAACGAGTGCCGGCGATCGGGACGCAACGGCGGTGGCGGCGGTTTGA
- a CDS encoding FadR/GntR family transcriptional regulator, whose protein sequence is MNERKTTGLPDKIYGDILNRILDGEYKEGERLPTEHALAEHFATSRPTVREALARLRADGIIMTRHGSGTTVARRPDPDVRRFAPLETLSDIRRCYEFRIVTEAGAAEQAALKADADDIAAIQHAWDQLERIIETRGIGAQDDFLFHLAVARASKNPFFITVMSFIEEQILFSMNLSRNLSLVKTVERQRLVQAEHRAVLDAIRRKDGPAAGKAMRVHLENALERMFGS, encoded by the coding sequence ATGAACGAGCGCAAAACGACGGGCTTGCCCGACAAGATCTACGGCGACATCCTCAATCGCATTCTTGACGGCGAGTACAAGGAAGGCGAGCGGCTGCCCACCGAGCATGCGCTGGCCGAACACTTTGCGACGTCACGGCCGACCGTGCGCGAAGCCCTGGCGCGCTTGCGGGCGGACGGGATCATCATGACGCGGCATGGTTCGGGCACGACGGTCGCACGGCGGCCGGACCCGGATGTGCGCCGGTTTGCGCCGCTCGAAACGCTGTCCGACATCCGCCGCTGTTATGAATTTCGCATCGTGACCGAAGCGGGCGCAGCCGAACAGGCGGCGCTCAAGGCCGACGCCGACGACATCGCCGCGATCCAGCATGCGTGGGACCAGCTGGAACGCATCATCGAAACCCGGGGTATTGGCGCCCAGGACGATTTCCTGTTCCATCTGGCGGTAGCGCGCGCCTCGAAAAACCCGTTTTTCATCACGGTCATGTCTTTTATCGAGGAGCAGATTCTGTTCAGCATGAATCTGTCGCGCAATCTGTCGCTCGTGAAGACAGTGGAGCGGCAGCGGCTCGTGCAGGCCGAACATAGGGCCGTGCTCGACGCGATCCGCCGCAAGGACGGCCCCGCAGCGGGGAAGGCGATGCGCGTGCATCTCGAGAACGCGCTCGAACGGATGTTCGGTTCCTGA
- a CDS encoding substrate-binding domain-containing protein has translation MTQRMRRRVLVAGTLAAAGLTGGARVDAMQGGKRKIALVLKSMTDPFTVAMTNAAQNYQQHFASQFGLTIRGTATESDTAAQIRMVDELIKARMNAIVIAPTDSKALTAIVARGIKAGIIMVTIDNPLDDASQDAAHISVPFVGPNNRNGAKQVGDYLAGRLKAGDQVGIIEGISADRNAQQRTAGSKDAMSAAGMKIVAVQAADWDYGKGRDAASKMLGDYPQIRALMCGNDNMAMGAVDAVRDAGRTGGVYVTGYNDSDAIKPLLADGRVLATMNQFADRQAVFGVDVALKAVTERRKQSDLSRFIETPLQLVTGVGR, from the coding sequence ATGACGCAGAGAATGCGCCGCCGCGTGCTGGTTGCCGGCACGCTTGCTGCGGCAGGCCTGACAGGCGGGGCTCGTGTCGATGCCATGCAGGGCGGCAAGCGGAAGATCGCCCTTGTGTTGAAGTCGATGACCGATCCGTTCACGGTAGCCATGACCAACGCTGCGCAAAACTATCAGCAGCACTTTGCGTCGCAGTTCGGGCTGACCATTCGCGGTACGGCAACGGAGAGCGACACTGCCGCGCAGATCCGAATGGTGGACGAGTTGATCAAGGCGAGGATGAACGCGATCGTCATCGCGCCGACGGACTCGAAGGCGCTGACAGCGATTGTGGCGCGAGGGATCAAGGCCGGCATCATCATGGTCACCATCGATAACCCGCTCGATGACGCGTCTCAGGATGCCGCCCATATCTCCGTGCCCTTCGTCGGGCCGAACAATCGCAACGGCGCGAAGCAGGTGGGCGACTATCTTGCCGGACGCCTCAAGGCCGGCGATCAGGTCGGAATCATCGAAGGCATTTCCGCCGACCGCAATGCGCAGCAACGCACGGCCGGCAGCAAGGACGCAATGAGCGCGGCCGGCATGAAGATCGTCGCCGTACAGGCCGCCGACTGGGACTACGGGAAAGGACGGGATGCCGCGTCGAAGATGTTGGGAGACTATCCGCAGATCCGTGCGTTGATGTGCGGTAACGACAATATGGCGATGGGGGCGGTGGATGCCGTTCGCGATGCGGGGAGAACCGGCGGGGTCTATGTCACCGGGTATAACGACAGCGACGCGATCAAGCCCTTGCTCGCCGACGGCCGGGTGCTCGCGACGATGAATCAGTTTGCCGATCGGCAAGCTGTGTTCGGCGTCGACGTGGCGTTGAAGGCCGTCACTGAACGCAGAAAGCAGAGCGACTTGTCGCGGTTCATTGAAACGCCGCTGCAACTGGTGACGGGCGTGGGTCGCTGA
- a CDS encoding GNAT family N-acetyltransferase: protein MNPDEHRDFIVRTMSADDVALSIEWAAAEGWNPGLHDAECFRAGDPDGFFIGAWRGEPVACISAVAYGEHFGFIGLYIVKPGFRGRGFGMRVWQHGMEYLGNRNVGLDGVVAQQANYRTSGFRLAYRNIRFQGVVHAFAQGASGSTILNASALPFERLLDYDRQCFPAARERFLAAWLGQPDATALAAVRDGQVAGYGVLRRCRAGGKIGPLFADNDEIAGDLFDALVARMPGEVIVLDAPETHPAAVALAERYGMTSVFETARMYTREPPAVRIERVFGVTSFELG from the coding sequence ATGAACCCGGACGAGCATCGTGATTTTATCGTGCGCACCATGTCGGCCGACGACGTAGCCTTGTCGATCGAATGGGCTGCCGCGGAAGGATGGAACCCCGGCCTGCACGATGCCGAATGCTTTCGTGCCGGGGACCCGGATGGCTTTTTTATCGGAGCGTGGCGCGGCGAGCCGGTTGCCTGCATTTCGGCGGTTGCCTACGGCGAGCACTTCGGCTTTATCGGTCTGTATATCGTAAAGCCGGGGTTTCGCGGCAGAGGCTTTGGCATGCGCGTCTGGCAGCATGGCATGGAGTATCTGGGCAACCGCAATGTCGGACTGGACGGCGTCGTTGCCCAGCAGGCGAATTACAGAACGTCCGGTTTTCGGCTTGCGTATCGCAACATTCGCTTTCAGGGTGTCGTTCACGCCTTCGCCCAAGGTGCGTCGGGCTCGACCATTTTGAATGCGTCGGCGCTGCCGTTCGAGCGGTTGCTTGACTACGATCGCCAGTGCTTTCCCGCCGCGCGTGAGCGCTTTCTCGCCGCGTGGCTCGGCCAACCTGACGCCACTGCGCTGGCCGCGGTGCGCGACGGTCAGGTTGCGGGCTACGGTGTCCTGCGTCGTTGCAGAGCGGGAGGCAAGATCGGTCCGCTCTTCGCTGACAACGACGAGATCGCGGGCGATCTGTTCGACGCGTTGGTGGCGCGCATGCCGGGCGAGGTCATCGTCCTCGATGCGCCGGAGACCCATCCCGCCGCCGTCGCGTTGGCCGAGCGTTATGGCATGACGAGCGTCTTTGAAACCGCGCGGATGTACACGCGGGAACCGCCTGCTGTTCGAATCGAACGCGTGTTTGGCGTGACGTCATTCGAACTCGGGTGA
- a CDS encoding universal stress protein — MYTRILVAVDGSHTSRRAFEAALALAKSSGAVMQPLYVVENTPMYFEAPGYDPSNLRNRLVEEGKELCAEFAQAMATQGVKGESIVDEASSNDDVSVVVLKAAADFNADLLVMGTHGRRGFQRLILGSVAERCVRQATLPVLLIPSAAGKISEGA, encoded by the coding sequence ATGTACACACGCATCCTTGTCGCGGTCGACGGCAGCCACACCTCGCGCCGTGCATTCGAAGCGGCGCTCGCGCTCGCGAAATCCAGCGGCGCTGTCATGCAACCGCTCTACGTCGTCGAAAACACGCCGATGTATTTCGAAGCGCCCGGTTACGACCCGTCCAATCTGCGCAACCGCCTGGTCGAAGAGGGCAAGGAACTCTGCGCGGAATTCGCCCAGGCCATGGCAACGCAAGGCGTCAAGGGCGAGTCCATCGTGGATGAGGCCTCCTCGAACGACGACGTTTCGGTGGTCGTTCTAAAAGCGGCCGCCGACTTCAACGCCGATCTGCTGGTGATGGGCACGCATGGCCGGCGTGGTTTTCAGCGCCTGATTCTCGGCAGCGTCGCAGAGCGATGCGTACGTCAGGCGACCTTGCCGGTGCTGCTGATCCCGTCCGCGGCGGGCAAGATCAGTGAAGGCGCCTGA
- a CDS encoding helix-turn-helix domain-containing protein codes for MTSSPARGSRRAAPAKTPARTAARCSSCSMRALCMPQGLSPIELTKLEALICSARSVQRGEALYRSGDRFDNIYAVRSGSMKTVMAHRDGREQVTGLRLAGEALGLDGIGEDVHACSAVALEDSTVCIVPYPALKSLCREIGSMQDRLHKLLGEQIVREAGQMMVLGSLSADERVAAFLLDVSERNARRGYSSAEFNLRMTREDMGSYLGMTLETVSRTLSRFQKRGLVDTQGKHIRIVDLEGLQKV; via the coding sequence ATGACTTCGTCGCCGGCCCGTGGCAGCCGCCGGGCCGCACCGGCCAAGACACCCGCTCGCACCGCCGCTCGTTGTTCGAGCTGTTCGATGCGGGCGCTCTGCATGCCACAAGGTTTGTCGCCTATCGAACTGACGAAACTCGAAGCGCTCATTTGCAGCGCGCGCTCAGTGCAACGCGGCGAAGCGCTGTATCGCAGCGGCGACCGCTTCGACAATATTTACGCGGTGCGCTCCGGCTCCATGAAAACCGTCATGGCGCACCGTGACGGCCGCGAGCAGGTCACCGGCTTGCGCCTTGCCGGCGAAGCGCTCGGTCTCGACGGCATCGGCGAAGACGTGCATGCATGCAGCGCCGTTGCCCTTGAAGACAGCACCGTTTGCATCGTTCCCTACCCCGCCCTCAAATCCTTGTGCCGCGAAATCGGTTCGATGCAGGACCGCCTGCACAAACTGCTAGGCGAACAGATCGTCCGCGAAGCGGGGCAGATGATGGTGCTCGGCTCGCTTTCAGCGGACGAACGCGTCGCGGCATTTCTGCTCGACGTATCGGAGCGCAACGCGCGACGCGGCTATTCGTCGGCGGAATTCAATTTGCGCATGACGCGTGAGGACATGGGCAGCTACCTCGGCATGACGTTGGAAACGGTGAGCCGCACCCTGTCAAGATTTCAAAAGCGCGGCCTCGTCGACACACAAGGCAAACACATCCGGATCGTCGATCTGGAAGGCTTGCAGAAGGTGTAA
- a CDS encoding alpha/beta hydrolase family protein codes for MPVAMRNAALVLLTCFTLGATAYVQAGSSCDEGCNARGQLLDHRVTLRLSAGAFSKLLASNASGQQLAQVAGAPACSVEIVTFRYRTVGGAGEPTTASGALMIPSGRSAACGGPRPLMLYAHGTTAYRKYNIADITQTDPGNGDGAGEGISVAAMYAAQGYIVVATNYAGYAGSDLTYHPYLNADQQSADVIDSLRAARAVLSEVKPERRTRENGKLFVTGYSQGGFVALATHRALQAAGVKVTASAPGSGPYALAATADALIEGEVNLGSTLFTTLIVTGYQHAYENIYRKPGDFYEAAYAPGIENLLPSLQPLDTLFSKGKLPSTQLFSSVPPAPQYASMTPPTSPPLVPPSLTSLFAAGFGNANLVRNAYRLSLLDDAAANPDGAFPNTTVASTPAANPMHPLRQAFKRNDLRNWLPRAPVLLCGGGSDPTVFFFNARIEQAYWQNANVPAGLTSVLDVDSPISGPSDPYAPIKQGFASAKATLANQAVAGGATDGGASAVLQAYHGELVASFCMVAARAFFTNF; via the coding sequence ATGCCTGTAGCGATGCGAAACGCGGCCCTCGTGCTGCTGACATGTTTCACGTTGGGCGCCACTGCTTATGTCCAGGCGGGCTCCAGTTGCGATGAGGGGTGCAACGCCCGCGGCCAGCTCCTCGACCACCGCGTCACGCTACGGCTCAGTGCTGGGGCGTTTTCGAAACTGCTTGCGTCGAACGCGTCCGGTCAGCAGCTCGCGCAGGTCGCCGGCGCGCCCGCTTGCAGTGTGGAGATCGTGACTTTCCGCTACCGCACCGTCGGCGGCGCGGGCGAGCCCACCACGGCCAGCGGCGCGCTGATGATTCCCAGCGGACGCTCGGCGGCATGCGGCGGGCCACGTCCGCTGATGCTCTATGCGCACGGCACGACCGCGTACCGCAAATACAACATCGCCGATATCACGCAAACCGATCCGGGCAATGGCGACGGCGCGGGGGAGGGCATCAGCGTTGCCGCCATGTACGCGGCCCAGGGTTATATCGTGGTGGCGACTAACTACGCGGGCTATGCCGGCTCCGACCTCACGTATCACCCTTACCTGAACGCCGATCAGCAATCCGCCGACGTGATCGACTCGCTTCGGGCGGCGCGGGCTGTGCTGAGCGAAGTGAAGCCGGAAAGACGGACGCGCGAGAACGGCAAGCTCTTCGTCACCGGCTATTCGCAAGGCGGCTTCGTGGCGCTGGCGACGCATCGTGCCTTGCAGGCGGCCGGCGTCAAGGTCACGGCGTCCGCGCCGGGATCGGGTCCGTATGCGCTTGCCGCGACCGCGGACGCGCTCATCGAAGGCGAGGTGAACCTGGGGTCGACGCTGTTCACGACGTTGATCGTGACGGGCTACCAGCATGCCTACGAGAACATCTACCGAAAACCCGGCGATTTCTATGAAGCGGCGTATGCCCCGGGCATCGAGAATCTTCTGCCGAGCCTGCAGCCGCTCGACACGCTATTTTCGAAAGGGAAACTGCCCTCGACGCAACTCTTCAGCAGCGTTCCGCCCGCGCCGCAATATGCTTCGATGACACCGCCGACTTCGCCACCGCTCGTGCCGCCCTCATTGACATCTTTGTTTGCTGCCGGGTTCGGCAACGCCAATCTCGTGCGCAACGCCTATCGCCTGAGCCTTCTGGACGATGCCGCGGCCAATCCCGACGGCGCGTTTCCCAACACCACGGTGGCCTCGACGCCGGCTGCGAATCCCATGCACCCGCTGCGCCAGGCGTTCAAGCGCAATGACTTGCGCAACTGGCTGCCGCGTGCGCCGGTTCTGCTGTGCGGCGGCGGCTCGGATCCCACCGTATTTTTCTTCAACGCACGCATCGAGCAGGCCTACTGGCAGAACGCCAATGTGCCGGCAGGGCTTACGTCCGTGCTGGACGTGGACTCTCCGATCTCCGGGCCTAGCGATCCGTACGCGCCCATCAAGCAGGGCTTCGCCAGCGCGAAGGCGACGCTCGCGAATCAGGCCGTAGCAGGTGGTGCGACCGACGGCGGCGCCTCGGCCGTGCTTCAGGCGTATCACGGCGAACTGGTCGCTTCCTTCTGCATGGTTGCGGCCCGGGCCTTCTTCACGAATTTCTGA
- a CDS encoding phosphatase PAP2 family protein, whose protein sequence is MNTLEAFNQALFLMINATPSTPVWQIDMARMIADYVIYLVPLSLIAIWVFGAERQREAAVRALCVTLLALGLNQIVGLVWPHPRPFVIGIGHTFLEHAPDSSFPSDHGTIFASVALTLLLGGVRRYGVAILLAGLAVAWARVFVGVHFPLDMAGAVAMACVTFLLIAPLWRVGGAMMTRGLVTVYRKLLAWPIGRGWLSS, encoded by the coding sequence ATGAATACACTCGAAGCGTTCAATCAGGCGCTCTTTCTGATGATCAACGCCACGCCATCTACACCCGTCTGGCAGATCGATATGGCGAGAATGATTGCCGACTACGTCATTTATCTTGTGCCGCTGTCGCTGATCGCGATATGGGTCTTCGGCGCCGAGCGTCAGCGCGAAGCCGCCGTGCGCGCGTTGTGCGTGACCCTGCTTGCCCTCGGGCTCAATCAGATTGTCGGCCTGGTCTGGCCGCATCCCCGGCCATTCGTGATCGGAATCGGCCATACGTTTCTGGAGCACGCGCCCGACTCGTCGTTCCCAAGCGACCATGGGACTATCTTCGCCAGCGTCGCGCTGACCTTGTTGCTGGGCGGCGTGAGGCGGTACGGCGTGGCGATCCTGCTGGCCGGGCTCGCGGTGGCGTGGGCGCGCGTGTTTGTCGGCGTCCACTTCCCGCTCGACATGGCCGGCGCCGTCGCCATGGCATGCGTGACGTTCCTGCTGATCGCGCCGCTGTGGCGGGTTGGCGGAGCCATGATGACACGCGGCCTTGTTACGGTGTACCGCAAGCTGCTGGCGTGGCCGATCGGGCGAGGCTGGCTGTCCTCGTAG
- a CDS encoding SUMF1/EgtB/PvdO family nonheme iron enzyme produces MNRDPAPHHPLVQRLIDARQITDALFSIVKPEFLYERPIRERHRIVFYVGHLEAFDRNLFDQRLCDLPAFDSHLDQLFAFGIDPVDGGFPTDQPGDWPSLEAVRAYGLRAREQIDRELDALSARVGRKGADADAAEQLLNVAIEHRLMHAETLAYMLHQLPLAQKVTGLRQPVLTHPEPRQALSSMVSVPAGATVLGMSRDSGHFGWDNEFGEMHVEVPAFEIDRHMVTNGAFREFIEAGGYREPAWWADKDWAWKEAEHIEHPACWSQQTGGDRGSAWMLRTMFDDVPLPLDWPAYVSHAEASAYARWAGKTLPSEAQWQRAAHGAPHAASGNFDFRNWDPQPVDAYPDNVSAFGVEGQFGNGWEWTSTVFDALPGFEAFPFYPGYSANFFDGQHYVIKGGSARTAKCMLRPAFRNWFQPHYQYVYAGFRCVSVPNNQP; encoded by the coding sequence ATGAATCGCGACCCCGCCCCGCATCACCCGCTCGTCCAGCGTCTGATCGACGCGCGTCAGATTACCGACGCACTGTTTTCCATCGTCAAACCCGAATTTCTGTACGAACGGCCGATCCGTGAGCGCCACCGGATCGTGTTTTACGTCGGCCATCTGGAAGCTTTCGATCGTAATCTTTTCGATCAGCGCCTGTGCGATCTGCCGGCGTTCGACTCGCACCTCGATCAGCTGTTCGCCTTCGGTATCGATCCTGTCGACGGCGGCTTTCCGACCGATCAACCCGGTGACTGGCCCTCGCTCGAGGCTGTGCGCGCCTATGGGTTGCGCGCCCGCGAGCAGATCGACCGCGAACTCGATGCGCTCTCCGCACGCGTCGGCCGCAAGGGCGCCGACGCCGACGCGGCCGAGCAGTTGCTGAACGTCGCGATCGAGCATCGGCTGATGCATGCTGAAACGCTCGCGTACATGCTGCATCAGCTACCGCTTGCGCAGAAGGTCACCGGGTTGCGGCAGCCGGTGCTCACGCACCCTGAACCGCGCCAGGCGTTGTCGTCGATGGTCAGCGTGCCGGCCGGCGCAACGGTGCTCGGCATGTCGCGCGACAGCGGCCATTTCGGCTGGGACAACGAGTTCGGCGAAATGCACGTCGAGGTGCCGGCGTTCGAGATCGACCGCCATATGGTGACGAACGGCGCGTTTCGGGAGTTTATCGAGGCGGGCGGTTATCGCGAACCGGCGTGGTGGGCGGACAAGGATTGGGCCTGGAAGGAAGCCGAGCATATCGAGCACCCCGCCTGCTGGTCGCAGCAAACCGGAGGCGATCGAGGCAGCGCCTGGATGTTGCGCACGATGTTCGACGACGTGCCGCTGCCGCTCGACTGGCCGGCGTACGTGAGTCACGCCGAAGCCAGCGCGTACGCCCGCTGGGCCGGCAAGACGTTACCCAGCGAAGCGCAATGGCAGCGCGCGGCTCACGGCGCACCGCATGCCGCCTCGGGAAATTTCGATTTTCGCAACTGGGACCCGCAACCGGTGGACGCCTATCCGGACAACGTCAGCGCGTTCGGCGTGGAAGGTCAATTCGGCAACGGCTGGGAATGGACCTCCACCGTGTTCGACGCACTGCCGGGGTTTGAAGCGTTTCCGTTTTATCCGGGCTACTCCGCCAACTTTTTCGACGGGCAGCATTACGTGATCAAAGGCGGTTCGGCGCGCACCGCGAAATGCATGTTGCGGCCGGCTTTCCGGAACTGGTTTCAGCCGCATTACCAATACGTGTATGCGGGCTTTCGGTGCGTAAGCGTACCGAATAATCAGCCATAG
- a CDS encoding methylated-DNA--[protein]-cysteine S-methyltransferase — MTYAYRLMNSPVGELKLVANGNRLAAILWENDKPNRVRLPEMAEANDRPILIETERQLTEYFAGARNRFDLELDFQGTDFQKKVWAALLTIPFGETRSYADIATQIGNINAVRAVGAANGRNPISIVAPCHRVIGASGDLTGFAGGLANKMFLLSLEAGQTSLEAAADSNAAATATTTASATATATATAASTATPETVVRETPVKPARPAPGCGTQTSLFGN, encoded by the coding sequence GTGACATACGCATACAGACTCATGAATTCGCCCGTCGGCGAGCTGAAGCTCGTTGCAAACGGTAACCGGCTCGCCGCCATTCTGTGGGAGAACGATAAGCCGAACCGGGTGCGCCTGCCCGAAATGGCCGAGGCCAACGACCGCCCGATCCTGATCGAAACCGAGCGGCAGTTGACCGAGTATTTCGCAGGAGCGAGAAACCGGTTCGACCTTGAACTCGACTTCCAGGGAACGGACTTCCAGAAGAAAGTTTGGGCGGCGCTTCTGACGATTCCGTTCGGCGAGACGCGCAGCTACGCGGACATCGCTACGCAAATCGGAAACATCAACGCGGTGCGGGCGGTGGGCGCCGCGAACGGCAGGAATCCGATCTCCATCGTGGCGCCGTGTCATCGCGTGATCGGCGCGTCCGGCGATCTCACCGGCTTTGCCGGCGGACTGGCGAACAAGATGTTTCTTCTGTCGCTCGAAGCCGGGCAGACTTCGCTGGAAGCGGCGGCGGATTCGAATGCCGCTGCGACCGCAACCACGACTGCAAGTGCAACTGCAACTGCGACTGCCACTGCGGCTTCAACCGCAACGCCGGAAACGGTGGTCCGGGAAACGCCTGTGAAGCCGGCACGCCCTGCGCCAGGCTGCGGGACGCAGACCTCGTTGTTCGGCAACTGA
- a CDS encoding panthothenate synthetase, with protein sequence MRLLLNVRIPHEPFNTLVRDGTAGEVIGRILEEIKPEAAYFTEQNGARGAVLVVNLDDPSGIPALAEPFFLKFNADCEFRVVMLPEDLMKAGLDKLGSKWK encoded by the coding sequence ATGCGCTTGCTTCTCAACGTACGTATACCGCACGAACCGTTCAACACGCTGGTGCGCGATGGCACTGCCGGCGAAGTGATAGGGAGAATACTTGAAGAAATAAAACCGGAAGCCGCCTACTTCACCGAGCAGAACGGAGCACGCGGCGCGGTACTCGTCGTGAACCTCGACGATCCATCGGGAATCCCCGCACTCGCGGAACCATTCTTTCTGAAGTTCAACGCGGACTGCGAATTCCGCGTCGTCATGTTGCCGGAGGACCTCATGAAAGCCGGACTGGATAAGCTCGGCTCAAAATGGAAGTAG
- a CDS encoding transposase, which produces MHFNEISNEEWLLLAPVLSDDAIVHGQRGRPRAQVRLVANAVLWVLVTGEPWSRLPAIYPSVPTCRSRFEKWRSTGALAEMHRLLSNGGRTFRCGPDGLLKPQHAQPRSVERQSKDEGLRKVYWTSQASWQTPHATRQPSHTADTFTQVARQLQDSSHAVPDRLEPRAPMTLPQSIHRPASPWMGLASQGKRDSDPRGYVMYVAADRVANARFRGWAEIVRNAQRVARSGLIGPSFTSFEAAQQYALEWARRWIDEESGVDKDEGNAAKCDPWQRKVRSG; this is translated from the coding sequence GTGCATTTCAACGAAATCAGTAACGAAGAGTGGCTTCTGCTGGCGCCCGTTCTGTCGGATGACGCCATCGTCCATGGGCAGCGCGGCCGGCCTCGCGCACAAGTTCGTCTCGTGGCGAATGCCGTGCTGTGGGTCCTGGTGACCGGCGAACCCTGGTCCAGGTTGCCCGCCATCTATCCCTCGGTGCCGACGTGCCGGTCGCGGTTCGAAAAGTGGCGTTCGACCGGCGCTCTTGCGGAAATGCACAGGCTTCTTTCGAACGGCGGCCGCACGTTCCGTTGCGGTCCGGATGGCCTGTTGAAACCGCAACATGCCCAACCGCGCTCCGTTGAGCGTCAATCCAAGGATGAAGGCCTTCGCAAGGTGTACTGGACAAGTCAGGCGTCCTGGCAAACACCGCATGCCACGCGCCAGCCGTCCCATACCGCGGATACGTTCACGCAAGTCGCACGGCAGCTCCAGGATTCTTCGCATGCTGTGCCCGATCGCCTCGAACCCCGCGCCCCGATGACACTCCCTCAATCCATCCATCGGCCTGCCTCGCCGTGGATGGGCCTCGCCTCGCAAGGCAAACGTGATTCCGACCCGCGTGGCTACGTCATGTACGTGGCCGCCGATCGGGTGGCGAACGCCCGGTTCCGTGGCTGGGCCGAGATCGTGCGGAACGCACAGCGAGTCGCCCGTTCCGGGTTAATCGGTCCGAGCTTCACGAGCTTCGAGGCCGCACAGCAGTACGCGCTCGAATGGGCCCGGCGGTGGATCGACGAGGAAAGCGGTGTCGATAAAGACGAGGGTAACGCCGCGAAGTGCGATCCGTGGCAACGGAAAGTCCGGTCCGGGTGA